The Bacillus sp. B-jedd sequence ACACAGGAGACATTTGTAAAAGCCTATTCGAATTATCATTCATTTAAAGGCGACTCAAACCCGAAAACATGGTTATTCCGGATTGCACATAATGTAACGATAGACCATATTAGAAAACATAAGCCGATTACCGTTATTAAAGACCTGTTCACGAATAAAAAAGACAAACAGCCACTTCCTGAGGAATTGCTGGAAATGCGTGAAAGCTCCAAAGAACTGTATCTGGCTCTGGCACAGTTAAAAAGTTCTTATCGGGAAGTAATCATACTCCGGAAACTCAAAGGCTTCTCCATTGAAGAAACGGCAAACATCTTAAATTGGTCGGAAAGCAAGGTAAAGTCCACTTTGTTTAGAGCATTGCCAGCACTGGAAAAACAATTCGAAAAGGAGGGGTTCTGGCATGAAAGAACCATATATTGACGGACATCTGGATGGGGCTTTCGCACAGTTAAATGCTGATCTTGTCTGGGACACGAGTCGCAGGCAAGCTGTGAAAAATAATATTAATAAGTCTATGCTAAGGCAACAAAAAACGGGAAGAACAAAAGAATTAGTAGTTTATTATTCAAGCCTTGCGGCGGTATTGGCGATTCTGTTGATTGGCGCTGCCCAATTCCTTCCGATTAAGGAGGCGGATCATCAAATTGCCTCTCAAGGACAGGAATGGAGGGAACCTGTTGGATCAATTATTGAGGTTGATGGCGTTAAGTCTTTGGTTTTCACTACGGAAGCGATTGTCCCTTTAAATCTGGTTGGAGTGGTTCCGGGGGTTAGAAGTGAGGTACCAACTTATAAGGTCGATTATAGACCTGAGTCCTATATTTGGTTTCCGACAGAGGACAACCAAATTTCCATGCATACGAACATAAACAAAACTGGACAAACCAATGACCTGCAAACTGTTCCACCATTAAGGGAAGAAGTGGTTATTAACAATCAGCGTGCGCTCATCTCCAACCGTGATCTTGGTTACGCAGAAATATTCATCTCGACGAAAAACTATGACTATTATATTTCTGGTGCGAAAAGGGATGTGTTGATTGAATTTGCGAAACAGATTAAGTTTCGGGAATAGGTTGGGGAATTAGAGTTAATTTTTATCAAATGGTTCCACACTTAGGAAAATAAGGTAAAATAATCCTAAGGGGGTGGAATCCATGAAAAAGGTGTTAGGGATTGCAATAGCTTTGATTATATTATTGTCAGCATGCAGTACATCAACTTTAAGTTTTAAAGAAGTTGATAGAGTTCCGAAAAGCGTACAGGAAAATATTAACCCGAATTATAAACTACAATCCATTCGCGATGGCAAAAAAGGATCATATATCATTTTCCATTCAAGAGGAGACGTTGAATCAAAATTAGTCCCCCAGGGAAATAAAGTAGTGATCAAGTTCAAAGTGCTGAATGGGGATGATAATTCAATAAAACGTTATGTTTATTATTTAACAACAGAATCAAAACACGATGTTCTTGAAGTTTTAGTTAATGGGAAATCAATTCCTTTTGATGAGATAAGGTCATAGATAGGACACTCCCCAAAACTAATAGGTTCCGTTCGCTATCGCAAACATTCGAAAATGTATAGTAAAATGAGTGGCAAAGTGCATGCTAAATTGTCACTCATTTTTTATGATATAAAGCGATTTAAGCAAAAAATACACTGAAATTTGTATGCGAAAATATACACCAATTTGTAAGGGTACAATGGCTGTGGTACCCCTGCAATTTAACATAAAAGTTGATATGCAAATCGTCTTAGATTACTGGAAAATAGACAAAAAATAAATAAAAGATAATATGCCATAAAGATTGTGAACAGTTCTACTTAACTAACGGGGCAAGTTTGTGGAAGAGGGATAGCTTTAGAAATATATAAATTTACTTTTATTATGAAGGGAAAAGAGGTCGATAATATGGAATTTATTATAACGGTTGGAGTTGTTGTGATAGCCATTACCTGTCTATCAATTGAAGTGAAATTAAGAAAAGTCAGTGAACAAAACAATGAAATAATAGAATTGTTAAAACAAGAAAAAGAAAAATAAGCACTTTTAGTTATACTGCTAACGGGTGCTTTGATCCCAGAAGTATTGCCCCCCTTTTTTGAAGAAGTCTTATTGAACATACGGAGCAGGATAGTTCAATAAAAAGTCATGTGTTAATTGGAACTAAGTGGTGAAATAAAACTATAAATAATAAACAGGGGGTTTATATGATATTCAACATCATCGTATCGTTAATAATATTAGCTATTTATATTGGCTTTGGATTCCTATTATTTAGAATTGTTAAGGTGTTGCTAAAAAGTAAGTAGGTGCATTGATCTTGAGGATTAATGCCCTTTTTTGTAGATGTCCTTATTCAACAAACGGGGCAGGTTAGTTGAATTAATATGTACCGAAAATAGAGGAGAATTTAATTGGAACAAGATGAGTTAAAAGATAAAGTTGAAGATGAACTGACAAGGGCACAAGCCGCTTACGGAGCGATTTCAGTTATAGGTGGCATTCCAGGATTAATCATTATGGGATTTACCTTTGATGCACCAGGTTCCGAAAAAGAATTATTTAGTTGGCTTCTTTTTTTCTCATACCCTGCTTTTGTGATAATTACTGTTATTACTTGTTTTATTGCTAACAGATATCTTCGCCAAGGTTTATACCAGGAAGCTCGAAGGATGAATAAAGTTCCTTTTTTGTGGATTATAGGCTTAATAACGTTATTCATCTTATACGGAATGCTTAGGTAGCAATTGTTAATGGGGTTTAAATTTGTAAAAATACAGTAACGAGTACGTTATTGCAAGAAGGATTAGCCGCATTTTTTGTTGCATTCGTTATTAAACAAACGGGGCAGTTTACTTTAAGAAGGTATTGGCAAAAACAATGGAGAATTAATAAGAATTCATAATTATATTTGTTCATTTACCCTGAATCTCAATAGCAACTTAAATAAGTTAGAGGAGTTGATAAATATACATGGCTAATATAATTTTTCAATTTCACGCAACTAAAAGTGAAATCATTGAAGTTGTAAAAAATTCACAAAACTTGTTCGATTTATATATGTTTTCTGCGAAATTATTTCCAGAATTTGAATACTTATTGATATCTAAAAATGAATTTGAAGAAAAACTGAGTTTCATAAATGATAGTAATATGATTTTTTTATTGGTATCAAAGCCGCAAGATATAATGCCAAATGATTATTTAGATTTTGTTCGAATAAACAAAAATTGCCTGGTATTCCAATTAGGGAGACAAAATGAAAAATTTTTAACGGAATCATCTATAGGCACATTGGCAGATGATAAGGAAGCGTTGAAAGTATGGCAAAAAGTAATTAAGGATTATAAGAAAACAATGTTAAAGGGAGCTTGGATTTATAATGAAATGACTGAGTTAAAGGTGTTTAATAAGAATCACTATTATTCTGAAACAGCACAAAAATTGTATAAAGAGGGAGCTGAAATAAGGCAATTTGTCGGAGGCTCTAACTTATATTATTTAAATCAGGATTTATAAAGCTAACTTGGCATTTGGAAAGTCATTACATAATAAAACTTTGTGAATAAATGTACTTAAACAAACGGGTGCTTTACTTCAATAAAGGGGGTGTTTTTAGGCAGCCCTCTTTCTATTTATTTAACTAACAGGGCAGTTTAGTTTAATAAGAAAATTATTCCAAAAAAAGTCTCAAAAAGATAACATTGAATTTGAGCTAAAGTAATCAGCTACCATTGGTAGCTTTTTTATATTGAGAGCTAATTAGTTAGCAGAAAGTTTTTTTATGTAATATCCCAAAATGGAACATTTAAAAATTACAAATCGTCTAATTACAAAATACAAGGAATGGGAGAAGTAAATGATCGACATGGCTGATGTCTCTAACTCAGAACCCCTAAATCAATTAAATCGTGAAGAAAAGCTGAAATGGTTAATGAAGGCTTA is a genomic window containing:
- a CDS encoding RNA polymerase sigma factor encodes the protein MQRNREIEEWYEDYGFPVFKYILLMIRDYQQAEDLTQETFVKAYSNYHSFKGDSNPKTWLFRIAHNVTIDHIRKHKPITVIKDLFTNKKDKQPLPEELLEMRESSKELYLALAQLKSSYREVIILRKLKGFSIEETANILNWSESKVKSTLFRALPALEKQFEKEGFWHERTIY